The proteins below are encoded in one region of Carettochelys insculpta isolate YL-2023 chromosome 14, ASM3395843v1, whole genome shotgun sequence:
- the ADGRG3 gene encoding adhesion G protein-coupled receptor G3, with the protein MSLLHLRNTCCPPWEAAGGLLINWVAAWAFSSQGSLAGSEANLPEARRDAAAAASSWGRVTSCRISAPPRQPSRKATRSPALQVDLRGDANPSHCDDSLANFSLELAWENTTNLCSAPEQLQLDCNGSCRCLEDKLHSCLLTFEASLSKEELNEGIIDKARVKARVQHVSTTITHDLVFMLSPHEVPKERDPRVKGTMSHVRLPRGLFRSIPNRTNYVKVAVMVLNVGQMGLFKPDGAHGNSANVPQDPKQPGTMVDNVLVSLKVGSKPIASLHDCVELTFVHRLLSLNTARQCVFWDTKKGPHGGWNTSGCLTDHRDRETVCCCDHLTFFTLLLVPSLDKVTAQMLFTIANVSCGISLVSSVLIVGLYFALRFAYKKFKSNNVVKIHVNLMSSLLLLNLAYLLNGWIFSLGHQGLCKGIGGFTHYCLLCCFTWMAIEAFQLYLLTIKVTNIYIRHYLVKLCLIGWGFPALVVTITGSMNSYGKYTVTDAANQTTVALCWIDTAHLAVHYVTNCSYFGLIFLVNSLVLGVVAWKLFSLHRTRAGREEKREAWKRGLTLLGLACLLGATWGLAFLTYGTMSVPALYLFTVLNSLQGLFIFIWFTVLYYPRKGTPTPSSGGGRDGKGTTASHGQL; encoded by the exons ATGAGTCTGCTGCACCTc agaaacacatgctgcccaccgtGGGAGGCTGCGGGGGGTCTGCTGATCAACTGGGTGGCCGCCTGGGCGTTCAGCTCacaggggagcctggctgggagcgaGGCAAATCTGCCTGAAGCAAGAAGAgatgccgctgctgctgccagtagCTGGGGTAGGGTGACCAGCTGCCGAATCTCAGCTCCTCCTCGCCAACCTTCCCGCAAGGCCACTAGATCCCCAG CGCTGCAGGTGGACTTGAGGGGGGATGCTAACCCCAGCCACTGTGACGACAGCCTGGCCAATTTCTCCCTCGAGCTGGCCTGGGAGAACACCACGAACCTCTGCTCcgcccctgagcagctgcagctggactgCAATGGCTCCTGCAGATGTCTGGAGGACAAGCTCCACAG CTGCTTGCTGACTTTCGAGGCCTCTCTCTCCAAGGAGGAGCTGAACGAGGGCATCATAGACAAAGCCAGGGTGAAGGCACGAGTCCAGCATGTCAGCACCACCATCACTCACGATCTCGTCTTCATGCTCTCGCCCCACGAG gtCCCCAAGGAGAGAGACCCCAGGGTGAAGGGGACCATGAGCCACGTCAGACTCCCCAGGGGACTGTTTCGGTCCATTCCCAACCGGACAAATTACGTCAAAGTGGCAGTGATGGTGCTCAACGTGGGACAAATGGGCCTGTTCAAG CCGGATGGTGCCCATGGAAATTCTGCCAATGTCCCGCAGGACCCTAAGCAGCCAGGCACCATGGTAGACAATGTCCTGGTCAGCCTGAAGGTGGGAAGCAAGCCAATCGCCAGCCTCCACGACTGCGTGGAGCTCACCTTCGTCCACAGACTGCTGTCCCTG AACACAGCCCGGCAGTGCGTCTTCTGGGACACCAAGAAAG GCCCGCACGGAGGATGGAACACGTCTGGCTGCCTCACTGACCACAGAGACAGGGAGACAGTGTGCTGCTGTGACCACCTGACCTTCTTCACCCTCTTACTG GTTCCATCCCTGGACAAAGTCACAGCACAGATGTTATTTACTATAGCAAATGTCAGCTGTGGGATTTCCTTGGTCTCCTCAGTCCTCATAGTTGGCCTGTACTTTGCGCTCAG GTTTGCTTACAAAAAATTCAAGTCCAACAACGTAGTCAAGATCCACGTGAACCTCAtgagcagcctgctcctgctgaaCCTGGCCTACCTGCTCAACGGCTGGATCTTCAGCCTGGGTCACCAGGGCCTATGCAAGGGCATAGGAGGCTTCACCCACTACTGTCTGCTCTGCTGTTTCACCTGGATGGCCATCGAGGCCTTTCAGCTCTACCTCTTGACCATCAAAGTCACCAACATCTACATACGGCACTACCTGGTGAAGTTGTGCCTCATAGGCTGGg GCTTTCCTGCTCTAGTGGTCACTATAACAGGCAGCATGAACAGCTATGGGAAATACACCGTTACGGATGCGGCCAACCAGACCACCGTGGCCCT GTGCTGGATCGACACCGCTCACTTGGCAGTCCATTACGTCACTAACTGCAGCTACTTTGGCCTGATCTTCCTCGTCAACAGCCTGGTCCTTGGGGTGGTGGCCTGGAAGCTGTTCAGCCTGCACCGCaccagagcagggagggaggagaagagagaggcCTGGAAGCGGGGCCTCACCTTGCTCGGCCTCGCCTGCCTGCTGGGCGCCACCTGGGGACTGGCCTTCCTCACCTACGGCACCATGTCTGTGCCTGCCCTCTACCTCTTCACGGTGCTCAACTCTCTGCAAG GGCTCTTCATATTCATCTGGTTCACCGTCCTCTACTACCCAAGGAAAGGCACACCCACCCCCTCCTCTGGCGGCGGCAGGGATGGGAAAGGCACCACTGCTTCCCACGGCCAGCTGTGA